The Pseudorhodobacter turbinis genome contains a region encoding:
- a CDS encoding glutamine synthetase family protein, with protein sequence MTKWTDNIPEAAHEYIAGRRLDEVECIIADIAGVARGKAMPASKFATQANYYLPNSIFLQTITGEWASNPGGQFTEPDMVLVPDYATTTAAPWTADVTVQVIHDAQDQQGNPIATAPRNVLKHVLNLYKAKGWVPVVAPEMEFFLTARNLDPNMPVLPPMGRSGRRAAGKQAYSMSAVDEYGKVIDDIYDFAEAQGMEIDGILQEGGAGQVEINLAHGDPIRLADEIFFFKRLIREAALRHDCFATFMAKPIEGEPGSAMHIHHSVVDMSTGKNIFSAPDGTETDAFLHFIAGMQNHLPGAVALLAPYVNSYRRYVPDFAAPINLEWGRDNRTTGLRVPISGPEARRVENRLAGMDCNPYLGIAASLACGYLGLIEGKPPRAECTGDAYNIETDLPYTLNDALDLLELDTTLCEVLGPEFCRVYDSVKRNEYKEFQQVISPWEREHLLLNV encoded by the coding sequence ATGACCAAGTGGACCGACAACATCCCCGAAGCCGCACACGAATATATCGCAGGGCGGCGTTTGGACGAGGTGGAATGCATTATCGCCGACATCGCAGGTGTGGCGCGCGGCAAGGCTATGCCCGCATCAAAGTTTGCGACGCAGGCGAATTACTATTTGCCCAACTCTATCTTTTTGCAGACCATCACCGGCGAATGGGCGTCAAACCCCGGCGGGCAATTCACAGAACCTGACATGGTTTTGGTGCCTGATTACGCAACCACCACAGCCGCCCCATGGACGGCGGACGTGACGGTTCAGGTGATCCATGACGCCCAAGACCAGCAGGGCAATCCAATCGCCACCGCCCCGCGCAATGTGCTGAAACATGTGCTGAACCTGTATAAGGCCAAAGGCTGGGTGCCGGTTGTGGCGCCGGAAATGGAGTTTTTCCTGACGGCCCGCAACCTTGATCCGAACATGCCGGTTTTGCCCCCGATGGGGCGCTCTGGCCGCCGCGCTGCGGGCAAACAGGCCTATTCGATGAGTGCGGTCGATGAATACGGCAAGGTAATCGATGATATTTATGACTTTGCCGAAGCGCAGGGCATGGAGATCGACGGCATCTTGCAAGAAGGCGGGGCCGGTCAGGTAGAGATCAACCTCGCCCATGGCGATCCGATCCGGCTGGCCGATGAGATCTTCTTTTTCAAACGCTTGATCCGTGAAGCCGCCCTTCGCCATGATTGCTTTGCCACCTTCATGGCCAAACCGATTGAGGGGGAGCCGGGATCGGCGATGCATATCCACCATTCGGTCGTGGACATGAGCACCGGCAAGAACATCTTTTCCGCGCCCGACGGGACAGAGACCGACGCGTTCTTGCACTTCATCGCGGGGATGCAGAACCACCTGCCGGGGGCGGTCGCTTTGCTTGCGCCCTATGTGAACAGCTACCGGCGCTATGTTCCGGATTTTGCAGCACCTATCAACCTTGAATGGGGCCGTGACAACCGCACAACCGGCCTTCGCGTGCCCATTTCAGGGCCAGAGGCGCGGCGCGTCGAAAACCGTCTTGCGGGCATGGATTGCAACCCCTACCTTGGTATCGCCGCCAGCCTTGCCTGTGGTTACCTAGGGTTGATTGAGGGCAAGCCCCCGCGTGCAGAGTGCACAGGCGACGCCTATAACATCGAGACGGATCTGCCCTATACGCTGAATGACGCCCTTGACCTGCTAGAGCTGGACACGACCCTGTGCGAGGTCCTCGGGCCTGAATTCTGCCGGGTTTACGATTCCGTCAAACGCAACGAATACAAAGAGTTTCAACAGGTTATCAGCCCGTGGGAACGTGAACACCTGTTGTTGAACGTATGA
- a CDS encoding type 1 glutamine amidotransferase yields the protein MLIGILQTGLSPDQLMAEMGDYPDMFQRLLAEQGLTFKTWRVLDGEFPPDVNAADGWLITGSRHGAYEDHPWIPPLEAFIRASYAAHVPMVGICFGHQIMAQAMGGRVEKYPEGWAVGATEYDFDGTPVVLNAWHQDQVTAKPDSAEVVGSNAFCANAALLYDDRMFSVQPHPEFRPAFVDGLINTRGKGVVPDDLLAAATAKLAQPLGDAAMAARIAAFFKQPRG from the coding sequence ATGCTGATCGGTATTTTGCAAACCGGCCTCTCGCCTGACCAGCTTATGGCTGAGATGGGGGATTACCCGGACATGTTCCAACGCCTGCTGGCGGAACAAGGCCTAACATTCAAAACATGGCGTGTACTGGACGGGGAATTCCCGCCCGACGTGAACGCCGCGGATGGCTGGTTGATCACCGGCTCGCGGCATGGCGCCTATGAGGATCACCCGTGGATCCCCCCGCTCGAAGCGTTCATCCGCGCGTCTTATGCAGCCCATGTACCCATGGTCGGCATTTGCTTCGGGCATCAGATTATGGCGCAGGCAATGGGCGGTCGGGTCGAAAAATACCCCGAGGGCTGGGCCGTTGGCGCGACAGAATATGATTTTGACGGCACACCGGTGGTGCTAAATGCTTGGCATCAGGATCAGGTCACAGCCAAGCCGGACAGCGCCGAGGTCGTGGGCAGCAATGCCTTTTGTGCCAATGCCGCCTTGCTTTATGATGACCGGATGTTCAGCGTTCAACCCCACCCCGAGTTTCGCCCCGCATTCGTGGACGGGTTGATAAACACGCGCGGCAAGGGCGTGGTGCCGGATGATCTTTTGGCGGCAGCCACTGCCAAGCTGGCGCAGCCTTTGGGTGATGCTGCTATGGCCGCGCGGATCGCCGCTTTCTTCAAGCAGCCGAGGGGCTGA
- a CDS encoding DUF3775 domain-containing protein — MIDISPSKVVHIIFQAREGHIVSAELSAFIENLNVDEQDHLTAIAWVGRGSFDAEDYAEALATARAEKTVPTADYLMGMPHLAENLEAGLDALGIDVDGEEEDLL; from the coding sequence ATGATTGATATCAGCCCCAGTAAAGTCGTCCACATCATCTTTCAGGCCCGCGAAGGGCATATAGTCTCGGCAGAGCTTTCCGCCTTCATCGAAAATCTGAATGTGGATGAGCAAGACCACCTGACGGCCATTGCATGGGTCGGGCGCGGCAGCTTTGATGCCGAGGATTACGCCGAGGCGCTGGCCACCGCACGGGCCGAGAAAACCGTACCCACGGCGGATTATCTGATGGGCATGCCGCATCTGGCCGAAAACCTTGAGGCGGGTCTGGATGCTTTGGGCATTGATGTCGATGGTGAGGAAGAAGACCTGCTTTAG
- a CDS encoding glutathione S-transferase, whose product MTAILYSFRRCPYAIRARLALHVSGVEVEMREILLRSKPAAFLAASPSATVPCLVTDSGGIDESLDVMLWALRQNDPEGWLQMPEAGHDWIARADGPFKGALDRVKYASRHPSSDVAEARRAAVAFFDDLEMALGAWVFDRASLADYAILPFVRQFAFVDKPWFDAQPWPKVQAWLAAFLASDRFDAVMVKRPLWVEGPAPSTA is encoded by the coding sequence ATGACCGCTATTCTCTATTCCTTTCGCCGTTGCCCCTATGCGATCCGCGCCCGTTTGGCGCTGCATGTGTCAGGGGTTGAGGTTGAGATGCGCGAGATTTTGCTGCGCAGCAAACCTGCAGCATTTCTGGCCGCCTCCCCTTCGGCAACGGTGCCCTGTCTGGTCACGGACAGCGGGGGGATCGACGAAAGCCTTGATGTCATGCTTTGGGCCTTGCGCCAAAACGACCCCGAGGGCTGGTTGCAAATGCCCGAGGCGGGCCACGACTGGATTGCGCGCGCCGATGGGCCCTTCAAAGGCGCGCTCGACCGGGTGAAATACGCAAGCCGCCACCCGTCAAGCGATGTGGCAGAGGCCCGCAGAGCGGCAGTGGCCTTCTTTGATGATCTGGAAATGGCACTGGGCGCGTGGGTTTTCGACCGCGCCAGCCTTGCCGATTACGCGATACTGCCCTTCGTGCGCCAGTTCGCCTTTGTGGACAAGCCATGGTTTGATGCGCAGCCATGGCCCAAAGTACAGGCATGGCTGGCCGCCTTCCTTGCCTCTGACAGGTTCGATGCGGTGATGGTCAAACGCCCGCTTTGGGTCGAAGGGCCCGCCCCCTCAACCGCCTAA
- a CDS encoding glutamine synthetase family protein, whose translation MKDWLRKHPEVRTIRVAAADLNGQARGKRIPARFADNAVKGGTRFPFSVLNLDIWGEDIDDSPLVFEEGDQDGVLKPTERGFMPMPWLEAPTALLPIWMFRENGQPYDGDPRQALAAVVARYKARGLTPVCAVELEFFLIDDSGKKMQVPASPRSNKRRKAAETLSIRALDAFDTFFTDLYDACEAMDIPADTSTSETGLGQFEVNLMHCDDALRAADDAWLFKMLVKGLARRHGFAASFMAKPYPEYSGSGLHTHFSVLDAKGDNIFDSGGPRGTAVLRHAIAGCLDAMHDSTLLFAPHGNSYDRLVPDAHAPIAICWGYENRTAALRIPAGSTAARRIEHRVAGGDVNPYLMLAVILGAALNGIEDGVEPPSPITGNAYSQEGLPQIPTEWGAAIDAFESSTIMPRIFSKDLIRNLTLTKRQEKLYLAELSPEEQVELYLDTV comes from the coding sequence ATGAAAGACTGGCTGCGAAAACACCCCGAGGTTCGCACAATCCGTGTGGCAGCGGCAGACCTTAACGGGCAAGCACGGGGCAAACGTATCCCCGCGCGCTTTGCCGATAATGCGGTCAAAGGCGGCACACGCTTTCCGTTTTCGGTCCTTAACCTCGACATCTGGGGCGAAGACATTGACGACAGCCCGTTGGTCTTTGAAGAGGGCGACCAAGACGGTGTTCTGAAACCGACCGAGCGTGGCTTTATGCCGATGCCGTGGCTAGAGGCGCCGACTGCCCTGCTGCCAATCTGGATGTTTCGCGAAAACGGCCAGCCCTATGACGGCGACCCGCGTCAAGCGCTTGCCGCCGTTGTCGCCCGCTACAAGGCGCGCGGCCTCACACCCGTTTGCGCGGTGGAGCTGGAATTTTTCCTGATCGACGACAGCGGCAAGAAGATGCAGGTTCCCGCCTCGCCGCGTTCCAACAAACGCCGTAAAGCCGCCGAGACATTGTCGATCCGCGCGCTGGACGCCTTTGATACCTTCTTCACCGATCTTTATGACGCCTGTGAGGCGATGGATATCCCCGCCGATACCTCCACCTCTGAAACCGGCCTTGGTCAGTTTGAGGTCAACCTGATGCATTGTGATGATGCGCTGCGGGCGGCGGATGATGCCTGGCTCTTCAAGATGCTGGTCAAAGGATTGGCACGGCGGCACGGGTTTGCGGCTTCTTTCATGGCGAAACCTTACCCGGAATATTCCGGCTCGGGGCTACACACGCATTTCTCGGTACTTGACGCAAAAGGCGACAATATCTTTGACAGCGGCGGGCCAAGAGGCACGGCAGTTTTGCGTCACGCCATTGCCGGCTGTCTGGATGCGATGCATGATTCCACGCTGCTGTTTGCACCGCATGGCAACAGCTATGACAGGCTGGTGCCCGATGCCCATGCCCCGATCGCCATCTGCTGGGGTTATGAGAACCGGACGGCGGCGCTGCGCATTCCGGCAGGCTCCACCGCCGCACGGCGGATCGAGCACCGCGTCGCGGGCGGTGATGTGAACCCCTATCTGATGCTGGCCGTTATCCTCGGGGCGGCACTGAACGGGATTGAAGACGGGGTAGAGCCGCCCTCACCGATCACCGGCAACGCCTATTCCCAAGAGGGTTTGCCCCAGATCCCCACCGAATGGGGTGCGGCGATTGATGCCTTTGAAAGCTCGACAATCATGCCGCGGATTTTTAGCAAGGATCTGATCCGCAACCTGACACTGACCAAACGGCAAGAGAAGCTTTATCTCGCGGAACTTAGCCCCGAAGAACAGGTCGAACTGTACCTAGATACTGTATAG
- a CDS encoding ABC transporter permease codes for MSCLQTIADYGLRSMGIGERLLPRTDFTLCQQFTLIGSGMIWNIYFGVLALFFGFIFANALALAKASRSPLTRKPAEWFIFVFRGSPLFIQFFLAYEALVLLPRNGIEVFGITAEVSWLSRAWAGALIVLFLNTAAYSAEIFYGALRSIPKGDLEAADAYGITGWNRFRRVEWPTMLRLGWPSYTNEAIFLFHATTLVFFSGFPAFRQEGDALYYASYFVDKTFNPFVPYPIVAFYFVLWTLALIGIFGVINRRLNRHLPSNERSRVKLRPQIIR; via the coding sequence ATGAGCTGTTTGCAAACCATCGCAGATTACGGCCTGCGTTCCATGGGGATTGGCGAGCGGCTGCTGCCCAGAACCGATTTCACCCTGTGCCAGCAGTTCACACTGATCGGTTCCGGCATGATCTGGAACATCTATTTCGGGGTCTTGGCGCTGTTCTTCGGGTTTATCTTTGCCAACGCGCTGGCGCTGGCCAAGGCATCGCGCAGCCCGCTTACCCGCAAGCCGGCCGAATGGTTCATCTTTGTCTTTCGCGGCTCGCCTTTGTTTATCCAGTTCTTTCTGGCCTATGAGGCGCTTGTGCTACTGCCGCGCAACGGGATCGAGGTTTTCGGCATCACCGCCGAGGTAAGCTGGCTGTCACGCGCTTGGGCTGGCGCCCTGATCGTGCTGTTTTTGAACACCGCCGCCTATTCCGCCGAGATATTCTATGGCGCGCTGCGCTCTATCCCCAAGGGCGATCTGGAGGCCGCCGATGCTTATGGCATCACCGGTTGGAACCGGTTCCGGCGGGTGGAATGGCCCACCATGCTGCGCCTTGGCTGGCCGTCTTATACCAACGAGGCGATCTTTTTGTTCCACGCCACCACGCTGGTGTTCTTCTCTGGCTTTCCCGCGTTCCGGCAAGAGGGCGACGCGCTTTATTACGCCAGCTATTTCGTGGACAAGACCTTTAACCCATTCGTCCCCTACCCCATCGTTGCCTTTTATTTTGTCTTATGGACATTGGCACTGATTGGAATATTCGGGGTCATTAATCGACGGCTGAACAGACATCTACCGTCCAACGAGCGGAGCCGCGTCAAGCTGCGTCCGCAAATCATCAGGTGA
- a CDS encoding ABC transporter permease: MFSSCADPSTLQGLNWLMCYLTTGKHIDFYWSFLTVLTLLAVTAPVALAFGFGGAMLARSQHLALRVIGKGYTAMVRGVPDIVFFLFFVIALDQGIEWMMHQARCPDWTDPIRNGMEFRVCPQAKVPPNSAAQIWHSIYGFVLAVVTFALVFGAFAANVIYGAMQAVPRAQLETAEAYGMSQGQVFRRVLVPQMWIYALPGLSNLWLILIKATPLLFLLGVQDIVYWARELGGAKTSAFSFPHPDWRLYYFLGLLVFYLLMTRISEVYLTRLQNRLNHGQATAAGEAQRKAAA; the protein is encoded by the coding sequence ATGTTTTCAAGCTGCGCCGACCCTTCAACCCTTCAAGGCCTGAACTGGCTGATGTGTTACCTGACAACAGGTAAGCACATCGATTTCTATTGGTCTTTTTTGACGGTGCTGACGCTTTTGGCCGTGACCGCGCCGGTGGCTTTGGCCTTTGGATTTGGCGGGGCGATGCTTGCGCGTTCGCAGCATCTTGCACTGCGGGTTATTGGCAAGGGCTATACGGCGATGGTGCGCGGTGTGCCCGATATCGTCTTCTTCCTGTTCTTCGTGATTGCCCTTGACCAAGGCATCGAGTGGATGATGCATCAGGCCCGCTGCCCCGATTGGACCGACCCGATCCGCAACGGGATGGAGTTCCGCGTCTGCCCACAGGCCAAGGTGCCGCCCAATTCCGCCGCACAGATCTGGCATTCGATCTACGGGTTCGTGCTTGCGGTTGTGACATTCGCGCTGGTCTTTGGGGCCTTTGCCGCCAATGTAATCTATGGCGCGATGCAGGCCGTACCGCGTGCGCAACTGGAAACCGCCGAGGCTTATGGCATGTCGCAAGGCCAAGTGTTTCGCCGCGTATTGGTGCCGCAAATGTGGATCTATGCGCTGCCGGGGCTGTCAAACCTCTGGCTGATCTTGATCAAGGCCACGCCCTTGCTGTTCTTGCTGGGCGTGCAGGATATCGTCTATTGGGCGCGCGAATTGGGCGGCGCGAAAACCAGTGCCTTCAGCTTTCCGCATCCTGACTGGCGGCTTTACTATTTCCTAGGGCTGCTGGTGTTCTACCTGCTAATGACCCGCATCTCTGAGGTGTATCTGACGCGGCTGCAAAACCGGTTGAACCACGGTCAGGCCACCGCCGCCGGTGAAGCCCAACGAAAGGCCGCGGCATGA
- a CDS encoding transporter substrate-binding domain-containing protein: MKKLILTTAVLALTAGVSFADTIRMGTEGAYPPYNFINDNGEVDGFERDVGDELCARAELTCEWVTTDWDSIIPNLQSGNYDLIIAGMSITEERREVLAFTQNYIPPTASAYIGLSDDIDVSTAVISAQTGTIQAAHVAQSGATLLEFANPDESVAAVRNGESDAVFADKDFLVPIQAESNGQFSFIGDDVPLGDGIGIGLRKSDTELKAKLDTAIGSMKDDGSLNVLIKKWFGEDAITY; this comes from the coding sequence ATGAAAAAACTGATCCTGACAACAGCCGTGCTGGCACTGACCGCCGGTGTCTCCTTTGCCGATACCATCCGCATGGGGACCGAAGGCGCCTACCCTCCCTATAACTTCATCAATGACAACGGCGAAGTAGACGGGTTTGAGCGTGACGTCGGTGACGAGCTTTGCGCCCGTGCCGAGCTGACATGTGAATGGGTGACAACCGATTGGGACAGCATCATTCCCAACCTTCAGTCCGGCAACTATGACCTGATCATCGCAGGGATGAGCATCACGGAAGAGCGCAGGGAAGTGCTTGCCTTCACCCAGAACTACATCCCGCCAACCGCCAGCGCCTATATCGGGCTGTCGGATGATATCGATGTGTCCACGGCCGTCATCTCGGCACAGACCGGCACCATTCAGGCAGCGCATGTGGCCCAAAGCGGGGCGACATTGCTGGAATTCGCAAATCCTGACGAATCCGTGGCAGCGGTGCGCAACGGCGAATCCGATGCTGTCTTTGCGGATAAGGATTTTCTTGTCCCGATCCAGGCGGAATCCAACGGCCAGTTCTCCTTTATTGGCGATGATGTCCCCTTGGGCGACGGTATCGGCATCGGGCTGCGCAAATCCGATACAGAGCTGAAAGCCAAACTGGATACGGCAATCGGTTCGATGAAAGACGATGGATCGCTGAATGTCTTGATCAAGAAGTGGTTCGGCGAAGACGCCATCACCTACTGA
- a CDS encoding ABC transporter ATP-binding protein: MTAKAHPAETSPDGVPVIEIRDLHKSYGNLEVLKGIDMVAPKGHVISLIGSSGSGKSTLLRCCNLLENSQQGTIKFEGEAVKWHGEGLNRHPSDRAQVTRIRTNLSMVFQQFNLWSHMTILQNVMEAPVSVLKRDPVAVEAKAREYLEKVGIGDKADAWPAMLSGGQQQRAAIARALCMEPRALLFDEPTSALDPELEQEVVKVIKALAEEGRTMLIVTHDMRMAADVSDHVVFLHQGRTEEEGPPEAVFGNPQTERLRGFLSAGG; this comes from the coding sequence GTGACAGCCAAAGCCCACCCCGCCGAGACATCACCCGATGGCGTCCCTGTCATAGAGATCAGGGACCTCCACAAAAGCTATGGCAATCTGGAGGTGCTGAAAGGCATCGACATGGTCGCCCCCAAAGGGCATGTCATCTCGCTTATCGGGTCGTCCGGCTCTGGCAAATCAACGCTTTTGCGGTGCTGCAACTTGCTGGAAAACAGCCAGCAGGGCACGATCAAGTTTGAGGGGGAAGCCGTGAAATGGCACGGTGAGGGGCTGAACAGGCATCCGTCAGACCGCGCCCAAGTCACCCGCATCCGCACGAATCTGTCGATGGTGTTCCAGCAGTTCAACCTCTGGTCCCATATGACGATTCTGCAAAACGTAATGGAGGCGCCCGTTAGCGTGCTCAAGCGTGATCCGGTCGCGGTTGAGGCGAAGGCCCGCGAGTATCTGGAAAAGGTCGGGATTGGCGATAAGGCCGATGCCTGGCCCGCGATGCTTTCGGGCGGGCAGCAACAGCGGGCCGCCATTGCGCGCGCACTTTGCATGGAACCCCGCGCGCTTTTGTTTGACGAGCCGACATCCGCGCTGGACCCGGAGCTGGAGCAAGAGGTCGTCAAGGTCATCAAGGCGCTGGCCGAAGAGGGCCGCACCATGCTGATCGTGACACATGACATGCGAATGGCCGCCGATGTATCGGACCATGTGGTGTTCTTGCACCAAGGCCGCACAGAAGAAGAAGGCCCGCCCGAAGCCGTGTTCGGAAATCCGCAGACAGAACGTTTGCGTGGCTTCCTTTCCGCAGGCGGCTAA
- a CDS encoding TerB family tellurite resistance protein, with protein sequence MFEALLRRLTAPTPERLPAPDADLALAALLVRLARADGDYAQTEVARIDRVLASHRNISQTEAADLRARAEVLESEAPDTVRFTRAIKEATAPEDRTHLLEAMWSVALADDARDAAEDQLMRLVSNLLGLTDQQSALARQRAAQA encoded by the coding sequence ATGTTTGAAGCATTGCTCCGCCGCTTGACGGCCCCGACACCCGAACGCCTGCCCGCCCCTGACGCCGATCTGGCGCTGGCGGCGCTGCTTGTGCGGCTTGCACGCGCTGATGGCGATTATGCACAGACCGAAGTTGCGCGGATTGACCGTGTTCTTGCCTCGCACCGCAATATTTCGCAGACCGAGGCCGCAGATCTGCGCGCCCGCGCCGAGGTGCTGGAATCAGAGGCCCCTGATACCGTACGCTTTACCCGCGCCATCAAAGAGGCCACCGCCCCTGAGGATCGCACCCATCTGCTGGAAGCGATGTGGTCTGTTGCCCTTGCCGATGACGCGCGCGACGCGGCCGAGGACCAATTGATGCGGCTTGTCTCCAACCTTTTGGGGCTGACAGATCAGCAATCGGCGCTGGCGCGTCAACGGGCGGCGCAAGCGTGA
- the dprA gene encoding DNA-processing protein DprA has product MYSDLSDNAQPTAPDLTGPERLDWLRLIRSRRVGPVTFHGLIDEHGSAAAALQALPEIAAAAGVEKYTICPVEVAQHEMTLGRKAGAQMICWGEAAYPQALYDLNDAPPVLWVMGDASLLNRPGVALVGARNASSLGVRMATRLAETLGERGFVTISGLARGIDAAAHKAALTLGTIAVQAGGVDVIYPEENTQLAIDIAEKGCRVSEQPMGTAPQARHFPLRNRLVSGLSRAVVVVEAAVRSGSLITARNALDQGRDVLAVPGHPFDARAAGCNLLIREGALLVRSSSDVIEAIGTGVPLTARVVKPAVQSVPKPSPLPGPVPNHRPLSEVSALHSQILARLGPSPLAEDQLIRDLAMPSARITPELLTLELDGKVMRQAGGLLSRVE; this is encoded by the coding sequence ATGTATTCGGACCTTTCAGATAACGCGCAGCCCACCGCCCCCGATTTGACGGGGCCGGAGCGGCTGGATTGGTTGCGCCTTATCCGGTCGCGTCGGGTCGGGCCGGTGACGTTTCACGGGCTGATTGATGAACATGGAAGCGCCGCAGCAGCTTTGCAGGCCTTGCCCGAAATCGCCGCCGCTGCAGGGGTGGAAAAATATACGATCTGCCCCGTTGAGGTGGCACAGCATGAAATGACACTTGGCCGTAAGGCCGGTGCGCAGATGATCTGCTGGGGTGAGGCGGCCTATCCGCAAGCGCTTTATGATCTGAACGACGCGCCACCCGTGCTTTGGGTGATGGGTGACGCCAGCCTGCTCAACCGTCCGGGTGTGGCGTTGGTGGGCGCGCGCAATGCCTCCAGCCTTGGGGTGCGTATGGCCACCCGTCTGGCCGAGACATTGGGGGAGCGTGGCTTTGTCACCATCTCGGGTCTGGCGCGCGGCATTGATGCGGCGGCGCATAAGGCCGCGCTAACGCTGGGCACGATTGCGGTGCAGGCGGGCGGTGTGGATGTGATTTACCCCGAGGAAAACACCCAGCTTGCCATTGATATTGCAGAAAAAGGGTGTCGCGTGTCAGAGCAGCCCATGGGCACCGCCCCGCAAGCCCGCCATTTCCCGCTGCGCAACCGGCTGGTGTCAGGCCTGTCCCGCGCAGTGGTGGTGGTTGAGGCAGCTGTTCGTTCCGGCAGCCTGATCACGGCGCGCAATGCACTGGATCAAGGGCGCGATGTACTGGCGGTGCCGGGGCACCCCTTTGATGCCCGCGCGGCCGGCTGCAACCTGTTGATCCGCGAAGGTGCGCTTTTGGTGCGCAGTTCGTCCGATGTGATTGAGGCGATTGGAACCGGCGTGCCGTTGACCGCGCGGGTTGTGAAACCCGCCGTGCAGTCGGTGCCAAAGCCAAGCCCGCTTCCCGGCCCGGTGCCAAACCACCGCCCATTGTCAGAAGTTTCCGCGCTTCACAGCCAGATCCTTGCCCGCCTTGGTCCCAGCCCCTTGGCCGAGGACCAGTTGATCCGCGATCTTGCCATGCCCTCTGCCCGTATCACCCCAGAATTGCTGACGCTGGAGCTGGACGGAAAAGTGATGCGCCAAGCCGGCGGGTTACTGTCGCGGGTGGAATAA